TTTGGTAACGCCTTCAGGAACAGGTAAGCCGGCATCAGCCACGACAATATAGTCTGTGTGGCCGAGATCCGACAGTATTTTGGATATATGACTGTTTAGGATTCCATGTTTCTTCATATTATATTTGCTCCTCCACTTCACGACGAGTTGGCATTCCACCTTGGGCTCCAAATTTGGTAACGGACAATGACGCAGCACGATTAGCAAATTTCACACTGTCTGCCAGCGATTTTCCTTCAGCTAATGCCACTGCAAAAGCAGCGTTAAACGTATCTCCTGCACCTGTTGTATCAACGGCTTCTACTTTATAAGTAGGGACCAAGACTTCCTGTTCTCCGTCGAAGAACCGTACACCGTTGCTGCCCTCAGTCACAAACAGCTTGTTGGGATATTTGCGCAGCGCTTCTTGAAGGCTCATATCCTTAAACATTATGGCAGCTTCATGCTCATTAGGCGTAATGTAGGTCGCATTCGCAATTACGCTGTCATCCACCTCACGAGCCGGAGCTGGATTCAGCAACAAGGGAACCTGATACTTCGCACAAATTTCGCTTACATAAACAACCGTTTCCGACGGTATTTCCTGTTGAATTAACACAATGTCCGAACTTCGAATGACGTCAAGCGCTTCTTCCACATAGGCGGGTGTCACTTCATTATTTGCTGCTTTTACCACGACAATACTGTTATCACCTTCAGCTAGTACAATATGCGCTGTACCACTTTCCATATGTGTAACCGGTTTCACATAGCCAGTATGAACATGATTTTCTTCAAAATTACTTAAAATCTGGTCCCCAAAATGGTCATCCCCTACTCGTCCAATCATCGTAACGTCGGCTCCGAGTCGTGCTGCGGCTACTGCCTGATTGGCTCCTTTACCTCCAGGTACGGTTGTGAAGCTTTCACCCAATACCGTTTCACCAGCACCGGGACGTTTGGACGAAGTAACTACGAGATCCATAGAACTGCTTCCGATAATCGAAATTTTAGCCATCATTATCCACCCTTCTCGTTGTATCCCGTTCTATAAATTTGACGGGCAATTGTATGCTTGAATAGGTAAGTACTTTCGAATGAAGATTAGGTACACTTGACTTCGTTACTTGCGACTGCTCAATCAACTGAATGAGTAGTCCTGCTGCTTCCCAGCCCATTTCATAAGCAGGCTGTCGGATCGTTGACAAAGGCGGGAATAACAAACTACTTAATGGTATATCATCAAACCCGATAATTTGAACATCATCCGGGATTTTCTTTCCTAATCTATGTGCCTCATGCATCACCGCTGTAGCCACGATATCATTACTTGCGATAACTCCGTCCGTATCGGGATACTTGCTAAACAGCTCTTTGGCCCACGACTCGGCCTCCTTGAACGAAAAGGACGTTGTCTCGACCACATGGTAAGCAATTCCGGATTGCTGAAGCTCTTCAACCGCCCCGCGAAAACGATCTTGTGCTGGACGAATATGTGCAGGGCCCTGCATGACTGTAATTTGCTTGCTGCCGCGTGCAACCATTTCTTGAGCAGCCAAGCAACCGCCATGGGCTCCATCTGCATATACGGAGAGGCTGTCACTGGAAGTTCGATCGAGAAAAACGACCGGGATCTTCAGTTTGGCGTAACAATCGGCATCGGGATCATTGGTAGAAGAAATAACACCAACGACATTATTTTGAACAAAAGTATCCATGTAATCCAATTCTTTTTGGCGATCTTCATCACTATTACCGAAAATAATCCGAAAGTCATTTTCCTGCATTCGATCCTCCACCCCACGAGCTAACAAGGGAAAGTAAGGGTTCGTAATATCCGGCAGCAAAAGACCGATTAATCTAGATTTCTTTTTATACAAAGAACGTGCAACTTCATTAGGCTTGTAATTTAACTGCTTCACAGCAGCCTCAACCTTTCGCCGTGTATCCTCATGCACATATCCAGTTTCATTGATAACTCTGGAAACGGTTGCTACGGAAACCCCTGCAAAGCTGGCGACTTCTTTAATTGTTGTCATAGTGTAGGTTCAACTCCAATGTGTAACCGGTTACACATATAAAATATCACAGCATTAATTTTTTGACAAGCATTAATTATTTGCACGTTAAATCCTTTAGCTTTATAATTCTTATTGTAACTAGTGAAGTTCCACCTTTATACACATTCTAAAGTGAGGAGCAATGCTCCCGGTTACACAATAAAATACGTATACATGGAGGCTTATCCCTGATGAATATTGAAGTTTGGTCTGATTATATGTGTCCGTTCTGTTATATTGGTAAACGCCGTTTGGAGCAAGTGTTACAGAAATTTCCACATCACGATGAGGTGCAATTGACATTTAAGAGTTTCGAATTGAACCCGGGTGCTGTGAGAGATAGTGGTAAAACGATCAATGAAGAACTAGCCGCTAAATATGGGGTCAGTCTGCAAGAGGCTCAGGCTATGAATGATCGAATGAACGAAAATGCACGCTCTGCGGGTCTTGAGTATAATATTCATGCCATGGTGCCGACAAACTCTCTTGATGCTCACCGCTTAACACTTTGGGCTCAAACACAAGGCAAAATGCTGGAGCTGAGCGAGCGCTTATTCCATGCTGTTTTCATCGAAGGCAAGCATACAGGGGATCATGAAGTGCTGGCAGCGCTGGCTACTGAAGTTGGTCTAGATCAAAAGGAAGCGGCTGCTATATTAGCCAGTGACCGTTTTACCGACGAAGTTAGAGCTGATGAAGCCGAAGGCGCTGAGTTGGGTGTTCAGGGTGTACCATTCTTTGTATTTGATCGAAAATTTGCCGTTTCTGGTGCCCAGCCGGAGGAAGTATTTCATGACGCACTTCAAAAAGCATGGGATGAACGCTCACCTTTCACTATGATAAGTGGCAGCTCGTCCAAACAGGATGCAGGTGGTGTATGTACGGATGAGGGTTGTGAACTTCCAGGCCGCGAGAGCTGAACAGTCCTTGAATGAACATTTCCAACTCCCTAAATAAATTTTAAAAAAGCGTGCCAGCCCCCTATTAAACCTGAGGCTGGCACGCTTCTTTATTTTATAACGATTTAATCATTCCGCCATCCACAAGGATGGTGCTCCCTGTCAAATAGGATGAAGCTGAAGACGCCAGAAAAGCAACAACTTTACCGAACTCTTCAGGCTCTCCATACCGCCCCAATGGAATGCCCTCTTCTGCTTGTTTTCGAACCTGATCCGTCGTTTGCTGGGTTTTCTCAGCTCGATGCTCGTCCAAGCTACGCACGCGATCGGTTGCAATTCTCCCCGGTGCTACAGTATGTACCAGAATATTATGAGGAGCCAATTCCAGAGACAATGTTTTCGCCAATCCAGCGACTCCAGTACGTAGCGTATTTGAAATGATTAGTCCCGGAATTGGCTGCTTAACTGAGGAAGAAGCAATATTTAATATCCTACCGCTTTGTTGTTTTTTCATATAGGGTAACACCTCACGGATCAACCGGATATGACTAAGTAAATTTTGTTCAAAGGCCTGCATCCACACTTCATCAGTAAAATCATCAAAGGTACCTGCAGGAGGCCCACCCGCATTGTTAACCAAAATATCAACGGTGCCAAACAAATCAGCTGTACGGCGGATGGCCTGGGAGATATCTTCTGGTTTTGTTACATCGCAAACTACATATTCAACGCGGCCACTCGCTGTTTCCAGTAATTCCGCCTGCGTCCGCTGAAGCTCTGCTTCGTTCCGTCCTGAAATGATGACATTCGCACCCTCGCGTGCCAGCTCCCGTGCGCTTGCCTTGCCGAGTCCTTTACTGGAACCTGCAACAAAGGCTGCTTTTCCCGTTAATCCTAAATCCATCTATAACACTCCCTTTTGTCAGTGTTCTCTATTTAATTGTACACATGACCAGCACATAATGCGAATAGCTTGGTAGTATCATGAAGGCTATCTATCCTCTCACCATTAAAAAGAATACGGAATCATTCATTGCAAGGTAAAACAAAAAGGCCTGACATTTAGTCAGGGGCCCTTTTTGTTTACAAAATATTTGTTACAGCACGTTATGATGTTGATGCAGGTGTTGTTGGCTGCTCGTATACAACAACGGACTGGCTCTCAGGCTCCCATTTAACATTTGTCCCCAAGGCCTCTCCGATTACCCTTACAGGTACCATTGTCGTCCCATCCACTATGGATGCTGGCTGCTCGATAGAATACGGCTGACCGTTAATATATGCTTTCGGACTGTTAACAAATAATTTGACGGACACGCCGTTACGGGTGACAGTAACAGCCTTTTCTTTCGGATCCCAGGAAACCTTTGCATCCAAAGCTTCGGAAGCTGTTCTAAACGGAACAAGTGTGGTCCCATTGCGGTTAATCGGTTTGGCGTCGTATTCTTCACCATTCACGAACAGCTTCATACCCGACGGCCGTCCGGCCTTCTTCGAGAATTCACCCAGCTTTTTGTAGCTGTCCAGATCGGACACATTAGCCAGTACCGCCTCCTCCTGCATGTAAACGGCATCTGTCACATTTCCGTTTTCAGCCAGTAGCTCAGCTGCCTCAGTCAGTGCTTTACCAGAATTCCGGATCAATTCAAGTTCAGCAACCTGCTCCGAAGTCAAACGGTCCGGGTATTTCGTAAGCAGCAGATTCGCAATAACCGCTCCTGCCGGCTTATCCTTCGTATTTTCTACCGCGTGAAGCAGACCCTTGTAACCGTTGCGTCCCTTGTGACCATTATGGTCTTTGGACCCCCCGTATGTATCATCCGTTAC
The Paenibacillus peoriae DNA segment above includes these coding regions:
- a CDS encoding SDR family oxidoreductase, coding for MDLGLTGKAAFVAGSSKGLGKASARELAREGANVIISGRNEAELQRTQAELLETASGRVEYVVCDVTKPEDISQAIRRTADLFGTVDILVNNAGGPPAGTFDDFTDEVWMQAFEQNLLSHIRLIREVLPYMKKQQSGRILNIASSSVKQPIPGLIISNTLRTGVAGLAKTLSLELAPHNILVHTVAPGRIATDRVRSLDEHRAEKTQQTTDQVRKQAEEGIPLGRYGEPEEFGKVVAFLASSASSYLTGSTILVDGGMIKSL
- a CDS encoding LacI family DNA-binding transcriptional regulator, yielding MTTIKEVASFAGVSVATVSRVINETGYVHEDTRRKVEAAVKQLNYKPNEVARSLYKKKSRLIGLLLPDITNPYFPLLARGVEDRMQENDFRIIFGNSDEDRQKELDYMDTFVQNNVVGVISSTNDPDADCYAKLKIPVVFLDRTSSDSLSVYADGAHGGCLAAQEMVARGSKQITVMQGPAHIRPAQDRFRGAVEELQQSGIAYHVVETTSFSFKEAESWAKELFSKYPDTDGVIASNDIVATAVMHEAHRLGKKIPDDVQIIGFDDIPLSSLLFPPLSTIRQPAYEMGWEAAGLLIQLIEQSQVTKSSVPNLHSKVLTYSSIQLPVKFIERDTTRRVDNDG
- the rbsK gene encoding ribokinase, with amino-acid sequence MAKISIIGSSSMDLVVTSSKRPGAGETVLGESFTTVPGGKGANQAVAAARLGADVTMIGRVGDDHFGDQILSNFEENHVHTGYVKPVTHMESGTAHIVLAEGDNSIVVVKAANNEVTPAYVEEALDVIRSSDIVLIQQEIPSETVVYVSEICAKYQVPLLLNPAPAREVDDSVIANATYITPNEHEAAIMFKDMSLQEALRKYPNKLFVTEGSNGVRFFDGEQEVLVPTYKVEAVDTTGAGDTFNAAFAVALAEGKSLADSVKFANRAASLSVTKFGAQGGMPTRREVEEQI
- a CDS encoding DsbA family oxidoreductase, giving the protein MNIEVWSDYMCPFCYIGKRRLEQVLQKFPHHDEVQLTFKSFELNPGAVRDSGKTINEELAAKYGVSLQEAQAMNDRMNENARSAGLEYNIHAMVPTNSLDAHRLTLWAQTQGKMLELSERLFHAVFIEGKHTGDHEVLAALATEVGLDQKEAAAILASDRFTDEVRADEAEGAELGVQGVPFFVFDRKFAVSGAQPEEVFHDALQKAWDERSPFTMISGSSSKQDAGGVCTDEGCELPGRES
- a CDS encoding copper amine oxidase N-terminal domain-containing protein → MKNTWTALLACILVLGLAAGTAEAKQGRGNDQGNKQEAKTSVKDGNEKSGEELINPHDSDNDQSKKQKDKASGKKDENSKKDKHAEIRKTEPVAVTDDTYGGSKDHNGHKGRNGYKGLLHAVENTKDKPAGAVIANLLLTKYPDRLTSEQVAELELIRNSGKALTEAAELLAENGNVTDAVYMQEEAVLANVSDLDSYKKLGEFSKKAGRPSGMKLFVNGEEYDAKPINRNGTTLVPFRTASEALDAKVSWDPKEKAVTVTRNGVSVKLFVNSPKAYINGQPYSIEQPASIVDGTTMVPVRVIGEALGTNVKWEPESQSVVVYEQPTTPASTS